A window from Phaenicophaeus curvirostris isolate KB17595 chromosome 13, BPBGC_Pcur_1.0, whole genome shotgun sequence encodes these proteins:
- the LOC138726190 gene encoding V-set and immunoglobulin domain-containing protein 4-like isoform X1 encodes MELGDAGSYFMAHSNAKQRAFPDLSGVHWVNGTWMGSTTLPCTYTLSEGFTLQTLSWSMERDSSTSTVFRRDDSGDHIFLSRFRGRVSVPKHSPGDASLLIENLEIPDSGRYTCQVIWRSGNNSSMTKETTTTVKVLKVPASKPTVRAGERGLAVPAGSSASLTCEASGSPPLRYRWFRGGPGEAPRLLRSQPELAWGSLRPSDAGTYFCEAEGRVGAAQRSDAVELVVTGAAPAAPRALPYALPAALAAALAAAAALGALLAARLRRRRDEPLYEVAFHSSTDVTGLGTDVKAPVKGLRKETNAKSETSNDTSIMKDSSHGSISVGKNHEYENLMSAMELEYEMEKPE; translated from the exons ATGGAACTGGGGGATGCTGGCAGCTATTTCATGGCACACAGCAATGCAAAACAACGAG CCTTCCCGGACCTGTCTGGTGTCCACTGGGTCAACGGCACATGGATGGGATCCACCACTTTACCGTGTACCTACACGCTCTCAGAAGGTTTCACGCTGCAAACTCTCAGCTGGAGCATGGAGCGAGACTCCAGTACCTCTACCGTATTTCGGAGGGATGATTCCGGTGACCACATCTTTTTGTCTCGGTTCCGAGGCCGGGTCAGCGTCCCGAAGCACAGCCCAGGGGATGCCTCGCTCCTCATCGAGAACCTCGAGATCCCCGACAGCGGACGCTACACCTGCCAGGTCATCTGGAGGTCTGGAAACAACAGCTCGATGACAAAGGAGACGACCACTACGGTTAAAGTCCTCAAAG TGCCGGCCTCGAAGCCCACGGTGCGGGCGGGCGAGCGGGGGCTGGCGGTGCCGGCGGGATCCAGCGCCAGCCTCACCTGCGAGGCCAGCGGGTCGCCCCCGCTCCGCTACCGCTGGTTCCGCGGCGGCCCGGGCGAGGCGCCCCGGCTCCTGCGCAGCCAGCCCGAgctggcctggggcagcctgcgGCCCTCCGACGCCGGCACCTACTTCTGCGAGGCCGAGGGCAGGGTCGGGGCCGCGCAGCGCAGCGACGCCGTCGAGCTGGTGGTGACGG GtgccgcccccgccgcgccgcGCGCGCTGCCCTACGCGCTACCCGCCGCCCTGGCCGCCGCGctggccgccgccgccgccctcggAGCGCTCCTGGCAGCGCGGCTGCGGCGGCGCCGCGACG AGCCTCTCTACGAAGTCGCTTT CCACAGCAGCACCGATGTCACAGGACTGGGAACTGATGTGAAAGCCCCCGTGAAGGGCCTACGCAAGGAGACAAATGCGAAGTCTGAAACATCCAATGACACTTCCATCATGAAAGACAGCAGCCATGGCAGCATAAGTGTTGGGAAAAACCATGAGTATGAGAACCTGATGAGTGCAATGGAGTTGGAGTATGAAATGGAAAAGCCTGAGTAG
- the LOC138726190 gene encoding V-set and immunoglobulin domain-containing protein 4-like isoform X3 has translation MGSTTLPCTYTLSEGFTLQTLSWSMERDSSTSTVFRRDDSGDHIFLSRFRGRVSVPKHSPGDASLLIENLEIPDSGRYTCQVIWRSGNNSSMTKETTTTVKVLKVPASKPTVRAGERGLAVPAGSSASLTCEASGSPPLRYRWFRGGPGEAPRLLRSQPELAWGSLRPSDAGTYFCEAEGRVGAAQRSDAVELVVTGAAPAAPRALPYALPAALAAALAAAAALGALLAARLRRRRDEPLYEVAFHSSTDVTGLGTDVKAPVKGLRKETNAKSETSNDTSIMKDSSHGSISVGKNHEYENLMSAMELEYEMEKPE, from the exons ATGGGATCCACCACTTTACCGTGTACCTACACGCTCTCAGAAGGTTTCACGCTGCAAACTCTCAGCTGGAGCATGGAGCGAGACTCCAGTACCTCTACCGTATTTCGGAGGGATGATTCCGGTGACCACATCTTTTTGTCTCGGTTCCGAGGCCGGGTCAGCGTCCCGAAGCACAGCCCAGGGGATGCCTCGCTCCTCATCGAGAACCTCGAGATCCCCGACAGCGGACGCTACACCTGCCAGGTCATCTGGAGGTCTGGAAACAACAGCTCGATGACAAAGGAGACGACCACTACGGTTAAAGTCCTCAAAG TGCCGGCCTCGAAGCCCACGGTGCGGGCGGGCGAGCGGGGGCTGGCGGTGCCGGCGGGATCCAGCGCCAGCCTCACCTGCGAGGCCAGCGGGTCGCCCCCGCTCCGCTACCGCTGGTTCCGCGGCGGCCCGGGCGAGGCGCCCCGGCTCCTGCGCAGCCAGCCCGAgctggcctggggcagcctgcgGCCCTCCGACGCCGGCACCTACTTCTGCGAGGCCGAGGGCAGGGTCGGGGCCGCGCAGCGCAGCGACGCCGTCGAGCTGGTGGTGACGG GtgccgcccccgccgcgccgcGCGCGCTGCCCTACGCGCTACCCGCCGCCCTGGCCGCCGCGctggccgccgccgccgccctcggAGCGCTCCTGGCAGCGCGGCTGCGGCGGCGCCGCGACG AGCCTCTCTACGAAGTCGCTTT CCACAGCAGCACCGATGTCACAGGACTGGGAACTGATGTGAAAGCCCCCGTGAAGGGCCTACGCAAGGAGACAAATGCGAAGTCTGAAACATCCAATGACACTTCCATCATGAAAGACAGCAGCCATGGCAGCATAAGTGTTGGGAAAAACCATGAGTATGAGAACCTGATGAGTGCAATGGAGTTGGAGTATGAAATGGAAAAGCCTGAGTAG
- the LOC138726190 gene encoding V-set and immunoglobulin domain-containing protein 4-like isoform X4, translated as MELGDAGSYFMAHSNAKQRAFPDLSGVHWVNGTWMGSTTLPCTYTLSEGFTLQTLSWSMERDSSTSTVFRRDDSGDHIFLSRFRGRVSVPKHSPGDASLLIENLEIPDSGRYTCQVIWRSGNNSSMTKETTTTVKVLKVPASKPTVRAGERGLAVPAGSSASLTCEASGSPPLRYRWFRGGPGEAPRLLRSQPELAWGSLRPSDAGTYFCEAEGRVGAAQRSDAVELVVTEPLYEVAFHSSTDVTGLGTDVKAPVKGLRKETNAKSETSNDTSIMKDSSHGSISVGKNHEYENLMSAMELEYEMEKPE; from the exons ATGGAACTGGGGGATGCTGGCAGCTATTTCATGGCACACAGCAATGCAAAACAACGAG CCTTCCCGGACCTGTCTGGTGTCCACTGGGTCAACGGCACATGGATGGGATCCACCACTTTACCGTGTACCTACACGCTCTCAGAAGGTTTCACGCTGCAAACTCTCAGCTGGAGCATGGAGCGAGACTCCAGTACCTCTACCGTATTTCGGAGGGATGATTCCGGTGACCACATCTTTTTGTCTCGGTTCCGAGGCCGGGTCAGCGTCCCGAAGCACAGCCCAGGGGATGCCTCGCTCCTCATCGAGAACCTCGAGATCCCCGACAGCGGACGCTACACCTGCCAGGTCATCTGGAGGTCTGGAAACAACAGCTCGATGACAAAGGAGACGACCACTACGGTTAAAGTCCTCAAAG TGCCGGCCTCGAAGCCCACGGTGCGGGCGGGCGAGCGGGGGCTGGCGGTGCCGGCGGGATCCAGCGCCAGCCTCACCTGCGAGGCCAGCGGGTCGCCCCCGCTCCGCTACCGCTGGTTCCGCGGCGGCCCGGGCGAGGCGCCCCGGCTCCTGCGCAGCCAGCCCGAgctggcctggggcagcctgcgGCCCTCCGACGCCGGCACCTACTTCTGCGAGGCCGAGGGCAGGGTCGGGGCCGCGCAGCGCAGCGACGCCGTCGAGCTGGTGGTGACGG AGCCTCTCTACGAAGTCGCTTT CCACAGCAGCACCGATGTCACAGGACTGGGAACTGATGTGAAAGCCCCCGTGAAGGGCCTACGCAAGGAGACAAATGCGAAGTCTGAAACATCCAATGACACTTCCATCATGAAAGACAGCAGCCATGGCAGCATAAGTGTTGGGAAAAACCATGAGTATGAGAACCTGATGAGTGCAATGGAGTTGGAGTATGAAATGGAAAAGCCTGAGTAG
- the LOC138726190 gene encoding V-set and immunoglobulin domain-containing protein 4-like isoform X2, with translation MGEILWIMLFVMAFISCNAFPDLSGVHWVNGTWMGSTTLPCTYTLSEGFTLQTLSWSMERDSSTSTVFRRDDSGDHIFLSRFRGRVSVPKHSPGDASLLIENLEIPDSGRYTCQVIWRSGNNSSMTKETTTTVKVLKVPASKPTVRAGERGLAVPAGSSASLTCEASGSPPLRYRWFRGGPGEAPRLLRSQPELAWGSLRPSDAGTYFCEAEGRVGAAQRSDAVELVVTGAAPAAPRALPYALPAALAAALAAAAALGALLAARLRRRRDEPLYEVAFHSSTDVTGLGTDVKAPVKGLRKETNAKSETSNDTSIMKDSSHGSISVGKNHEYENLMSAMELEYEMEKPE, from the exons ATGGGAGAAATTTTGTGGATCATGCTGTTTGTGATGGCTTTCATCAGCTGCAATG CCTTCCCGGACCTGTCTGGTGTCCACTGGGTCAACGGCACATGGATGGGATCCACCACTTTACCGTGTACCTACACGCTCTCAGAAGGTTTCACGCTGCAAACTCTCAGCTGGAGCATGGAGCGAGACTCCAGTACCTCTACCGTATTTCGGAGGGATGATTCCGGTGACCACATCTTTTTGTCTCGGTTCCGAGGCCGGGTCAGCGTCCCGAAGCACAGCCCAGGGGATGCCTCGCTCCTCATCGAGAACCTCGAGATCCCCGACAGCGGACGCTACACCTGCCAGGTCATCTGGAGGTCTGGAAACAACAGCTCGATGACAAAGGAGACGACCACTACGGTTAAAGTCCTCAAAG TGCCGGCCTCGAAGCCCACGGTGCGGGCGGGCGAGCGGGGGCTGGCGGTGCCGGCGGGATCCAGCGCCAGCCTCACCTGCGAGGCCAGCGGGTCGCCCCCGCTCCGCTACCGCTGGTTCCGCGGCGGCCCGGGCGAGGCGCCCCGGCTCCTGCGCAGCCAGCCCGAgctggcctggggcagcctgcgGCCCTCCGACGCCGGCACCTACTTCTGCGAGGCCGAGGGCAGGGTCGGGGCCGCGCAGCGCAGCGACGCCGTCGAGCTGGTGGTGACGG GtgccgcccccgccgcgccgcGCGCGCTGCCCTACGCGCTACCCGCCGCCCTGGCCGCCGCGctggccgccgccgccgccctcggAGCGCTCCTGGCAGCGCGGCTGCGGCGGCGCCGCGACG AGCCTCTCTACGAAGTCGCTTT CCACAGCAGCACCGATGTCACAGGACTGGGAACTGATGTGAAAGCCCCCGTGAAGGGCCTACGCAAGGAGACAAATGCGAAGTCTGAAACATCCAATGACACTTCCATCATGAAAGACAGCAGCCATGGCAGCATAAGTGTTGGGAAAAACCATGAGTATGAGAACCTGATGAGTGCAATGGAGTTGGAGTATGAAATGGAAAAGCCTGAGTAG